The Spinacia oleracea cultivar Varoflay chromosome 2, BTI_SOV_V1, whole genome shotgun sequence DNA segment TGTTCAGCTGTAAATTGCTTTCACGTCATTATGGTATTAGTGGAATGATTCAACGAACATAGTGTTAACCTTTATGGTTCTTATCAACTAGCAAGTCAATTTTTCTCAGGTGTAGTTGAGGCGCTCTGAGGCTATCAAAAACACAAAATTCTTTCTTTATTATGGTTGAAGTAATGCTTTATCATGGTAAAATTGTGGCTTATTTTCGTTATATGTGATTTTATCTAGTTACGGAAATATGCTTGTAGTTTCTTTTTCACTCCCCTCATACCTCACTTCCAGACTTTTATCACCCTAGTATGATGCATGCCGTTTTAAACATTTGCTAACATGTTGACATGCTCCTGGGCTAGTGACCGGTGCCTTCAGACAATTCAATATTATCAAGAGTGTTTAGTTGTTTTCAAATAGAGCATTTGAGGATAGTATACACCAAACTTAGACACTCCATCCATTTAGAAATAGTATGCCACATTGGACTTTGGAGTTTGTATGCACTACCTTTGATTTTCATTTTTCAAATATATACATGGAGTTATAGTGGGAAACAAATCTTGTTAGGTATAACCCTAAAAATAGTTGTACAAATTTTGAATTACTCATATCATAGATGTTACTAATACCATAGTAGTAGAAAATGTTGGTCAAATGCGAGAAGGTTATTTTTTGGCTTGATTTAAAGTGGAGCTTGTGTTTTTTTGTCACCCATAATATTTGGTTCTTATTAGTGCATTATATAGGTAGGGATGTGGTCTATTTGCCCGAATATTTTCTGTTATAGGGAGTCCTTAATGTGGTATGAAAATGCATGTCAGGCTATTCTGTTGGTTACCACTTTAAATTCTGTTTATCTTTTGTGTCATGTTaataattcttagtttcttaattttGGTTGTTTGACGTTCTTAAACCTTGCTGTTTGAGTTGGGAATTTGGGATGGGATCAGTGTGGTATTATGACATAAGTTTAATTATGATGATGATCAAATTTGTAGGCCAGTACAGAAGATAAAATATGAGTGCACTAGACGTTCCCAGGGCAGAACTTGCCCTTGTAGTGCTGTATCTGAATAAAGCAGAAGCCAGGGACAAGATATGCAGGGCAATCCAGTATGGTTCAAAGTTCTTGAGTGATGGACAGCCAGGTACAGCACAAAATGTTGATAAATCCACCAGCCTGGCAAGAAAAGTGTTCCGTCTCTTCAAGGTTGGGCTcaaaaattatcttttgatCGTAAAATAAATATGATTGTGTGACTTATCTGTATATAACCGCAATATAAGGTTATTGTCTGGTTTTGGGGTGGATTTTATCCCATTATGGTTTTCTCTCTGATCACGACACCAAGACGTTTCAAGTTGAAGCTGACATGTGCTGACTTTTACACTGCAGTTTGTTAATGATTTGCATGGTCTGATAAGCCCAATTCCTGCTGGAACTCCTCTTCCCTTGTCTCTACTTGGAAAGGTATTCAAGCTCATTGATTTCATGCTTTTACTGGATAACAAACGTCGTTTCTGAGATATTTAATaaccttttattttcttcttccaGTCTAAAAATGCACTACTATCCACTTTTTTGTTCCTTGATCAATTTGTTTGGCTTGGTAGAAGTGGCATCTATAAGGTACGGAttactttcctttctcttttctgtTGGTTCAGCACGGTTCGTATGATTCATACTTGATGGAAACTCAATTTTTGATTGATAGAACAAGGAGAAAACTGACCTGATTGCCAAGATATCTCTTTACTGTTGGATGAGTTCCTCTGTTTGTACTTCTTTGGTTGAGGTTTGTTATTTTCCAAGTTCTAATCCTTTTCATTTTAGTTTCTGTAATTTGGGAAGGCTTTCTGAATCTAAAGGTTCTATGTGATTATGTTATAATAACGTTACATCAAATCTCAGATTGGGGAACTTGGTAGGCTTTCTGTCTCAATGAAGAAGTTGGAGAAGGAGCTCAAGGGTAGTGAGAAACATgaagtaagtgtttattttgagATACCTCACGGACTACGAATAATCTTTGAATTTCTTCTAATAAGTTAGCATTTCTGACTGCGTTGGGCATGTGTGTGAATGCAGAATGAGCAATATCGAGCTAAGTCCCAGAACTATAATGACAGGTCCTTGGCCTTAATTAAAGCCGCCATGGATATAGTTGTGGCTGCTGGACTTCTCCAATTGGCACCCAAGAAAATCAATCCTCGCGTGACTGGTGCCTTTGGTTTTGCTACATCTCTCATTTCTTGCTACCAGGTGCGTCCATATTGTGTCATTGTGTGCTCTATCTGTTTCCTTGGTTAGACATACTGCCATCTCAAGTTAGAACAATTTCTGCTTTGCATTTGGAAATCATCCTCTGCTTCCAATCTGTTGCTACAATGTACCAGCATTTTAAAACAGGGCTTCACTTTTCGTCATATAGCTTGAATTTGACACCTTGAACAGTTAACCTTTCCAATCTCCATGCTTTCACCATTAGCTGGTCAAGCCGTTTTTCTGGAAATCCGTGCCATCATTATTTGTTTGAAATGCTAAACCATGTCCAATATGAGACCAGTTTACATTCTTTTATTTAAGAAACGAAAGTTCTGTGCTGTGAGCAATGGAGTTTCCTCAAGGGTAGAGGATTAGAGACCCAAATATTCGACTGGTTCcatgagattttttttaaaaaagagagAGTTTGGTAAGGTTACAAACAAATCCCTTTTAAATGCATAAAACCTTGGTCATAACCCCCTCCCTCTCCCCTAATGAGAGATGAGTTTAGGCATATACGGAGTATGCAATATAAAGCTCCTCGAAAGTGACCTATACTTGGAGAAAAGTGGAAGTATACAAAATTCTTGATTTGACCAGTTCTTGATACCTTGAAGTTTCATACTTTCATGTGTGCTAACCGAGGGAGTAATTTTATGAATCACCAGCATCTTCAGTATCAGTATATGACTCTGGGCAACTGTGACATTGTAGTTCATAATCACTACTTAGCTAGATTTGGTTTTAATACTTATTTGCCATATTTGATGCAGCTACTTCCTTCACGGCCAAAGTCCAAGACGTCTTAAAATCAGGAATCCACGTCAGGATTTAAAGGATTACAGAAGCAAAGATCCATGTCTATGTATGCTTGGGCGAATCTAGATTTCTAGTAGGGTGACATTCATTTAATTAAGAACCACTGCTGTATTTCGTTCTTGCAAGTTCGTCCTTACAGTTCACAATAGCTATGATAtgtttgttaattttgtttagCCAAGATAGCAATGTTACATCTTTGTGTTTTAAATTACATATAGGCAATAAGTTTTCCATGAACCCAGCAATTAAAGTGGAGAAAAAGAAGCTGATCCATCATTGAATGGTATACATGAAATGATCATAATTTTATTAATCTCGTAACTAAGGATGATATAAGCTGGAGCTAATCTAAAGACCTAATCTGGATTTCACAATAACCCCCATCCTTACCCTGAAAAGGAAAAAGTAAATTTAGTCGCCATGATGTATAATGAATATTGTACAACGGAGTAACTCAAGatgtttaaaagttacactTGTATAGGTAAAAgctatctattttttagtgatgaattttttattttaataaaatatatttctttaaaatcactaataatgtataaaattaatcatttaaccatttaaaatatttatctatcaactttttattttattatataaaagttaattaaaatatattaaaagttacaaaaaaaattagataaAAGTTATAtttgtgtacaataaatttattatgcaCGCAAAACCTTTTGATCAGCTAAACATGTATACTATAGCTCCTGAACTCATCATCTGATTCAAGAGCAGTCATGACATCAGGTGGTAGACATATTTCTAAAGCTATGCTTCGTCTCCCTTCACTTCCTGGATATGTAGTCACTTTACCAGGAAACTTGTTAGCATACCCACTGCGAACCACCACCGGTTTACCAACTCCGAAATCATTCCCGAACATATCAAATCTCGGTGAGCTACCAATCACGGTGCTGTTTGGCTCGAAGAAAGCATCAATCTGATATACAAAAGGAGACTTCATCCATGCTTCAAACACACTCTTCACTGTTTTATCAGTCAGCTCCATTACTGCTTTCTGCAGCAATTCAGCCACCCATCCTAAACTATGTTCGTTGACTTGATCAGCTGTAGCGGTAGCTTTAGCCACCCAAATGGAATTCCCAAAATAACCCTGTGGCAACTGAGGGTCTATCCTCTGCCTCAGGTTAGCATCCATGGTGCAGGTAATCTTTTCATCACCAGATAAACAGCGTACCCTGGTAATAGACTTCCAGACTAGTGCAGACAATGCTTGCAATGACGAGATCTCTTTATCCGTATCCTCAACGTCTATATTTGCCTTCATCTTGAGCTTTGATATAGATTCTGACGAGAAATGGAAGATTCTTTCTCTTAATTGAGGTACCTCATATCTGCTTATGAATTCATCAGTATGTGTGAAGGGAAGGGTAACCCGTGGACCATATCCTTCAGGAAACCATCGTTTATGAATTGGTAGCTTCGATTTTGAGTTAGGATTGTGTTGCATATGTATTTCTGACCATATGTTCCAGAAATTCCAGTAAGAAGTTCCATCTGCTACTGAATGATTCATTGAACAGCCTATGAAAATCCCATCTACAAGCTCTGTTACCTACAGTCCAGGCAAAAAGTTTTTAAGATGGTGCATACATTTTATATAAATGCTggcaaaattgtcaaaaagtacATTGTTTTTAGGACAGTTTGTGAACTACCTTATTGGTTTGATTTTGTTAAAATGTaacttgaattaaaaagttgtaTAAAATGAGATCTTTGGCCAGAACGTTGATTGTTTGGCCGGAATGTTGGCCAAAGGTCCCATTTTTAAAACACTGTTTTAATTCAAGGTATTTTTTAACAAAATCAAACCAATAAGGGATTAGTTCACAAATTGACCTAAAAACAAGGTACTTTTTGATAATTTTTACCTTAAATGCAGATAAAACATCCCAACTTTCACCTTAGAAAAATCTCCTGATGAATCCTGAACTGGTGATTTACCTGAACAGATAACAAAGGCCTAGTATGCCCATCATGGTTGACAGACTTATGGTGATCGAAGAACGATTTCACTACTACAGGCACGTCAATAGGAGACAGAATATCATGGATGGTCATATTTAGAGTTGCATGAATAAATCTAGCACCAGGACCTTTTTCGCAATCGATAAAGATGAAGCTAGAATGCTGATGTTCATCTATCTGAGTGGCAAGCTGGCCTGCCAATGGATAAAAGTGGACAAGAGTACGAGTTAGAGAATCCTTGAGCTTTTCTAGGAAAGTCTGAATGCTGAAATCTTGATCTGTTGCTGAAGATTTGGTGAAAAGAAGTCCCTTTTGAATGTAGTGAGCTGAGAGCATGGCTAGATCACCAGGTGACAAATAGTAAGGCTGTTTCGAATAATCGTCGTTGAGTTTTGGCTTGATGAAGCATTCTGAAACATGTTTGACGATTGGGGAATTCGACATTGGAAATTGAAATTGTGTTTCACTGCAGCTGCAATTCACCATAAAAATTCAAAGATGACATATTAATTCACAATCAATTCACAGTTTCAGACTAACATAACAGATCACCCAGAAATAAGGCACAAGATCAACCATTCAACAAAGTCTATAATTAGTTCATCAACATCTTAATCCAGTAATTGAACCAACTTAAAACACTACCGAAGAACGCGTCCTTTTATATTAGCTCATACTATAGCTTAACAAACAAATTGAACCCAGCAATTCACTCCAGGCATATTTCTTAAACAAGTTTACACTTCAAACCGATTATccctattattttttttaacaaattacagaaatggaggagagagaaagtaccgGTGGATCTCACTCTCCGGCTTCCGATTGCTATAATCTCACTTTGATGTCACCGACTTGCTGTTTCTTCAGCCGTTTTTTTTCTCTCGTTTTTTTTAGAATGCTTATAtgaaaatgggtgagaattgCATCGGGTGGAGTATCACCCGGCATCAATCTGCTCCACCGGGTTCATCCGTTACCCGTTTACTCATTACCCACATACCGTTCATCTATCACTCGGGGTGAATCAGGTGATATTTTGGATAAAAACTATTAACCATCaaaaaatcatcacctaataatataaaacataattaattaaaaaaaaccctTATATATACCTACATTTACTTCCGAAATAGGAGTATATAATTACACCTCATCACGCATAacttataacaaaaaaaaaaaaaaaaaaccactaACTTTAATAAATAATGGATTTACCAACacctttttatgtttaaaatataaacataaataatatatactccgtatataaattAAATGGGTGACGCCGTGACGAGTCGGGGGATAAACAAGTGATAAAAAAACATCGATCACCCGCATCGACCACCGCTTCACCCATCACCCGTTTTTCATTCATTTAATTCGGATATTCAACCGTTTAACTAGAGAGGGTGACCGATTTATTGGACCATTCACTGGATATTTCCATCCCTAATTGTGAGTAGTGCCTAATTCTTTAAGGAGAGATATTTGCTTAACACATCAACGACAAAAGTCCCTCGGCCCTGGTTACGTTAAAATTAATTTTGGTGGTTCTGTTCGTAATAACTATGGATAGTCTGTGCAGTAATATTGTTAGTCGCATGCAGGACCGGTCCTGACATTTAGTGGGCTCTaggcaaaaaaataattatgggcccctatatataaatataaattttaaattttaaatctaCATGACAAATAAGTTCATTAAAATAATACGCTAATTATACTTTTACGATATGTATTTTGTTACAAAGTACAAACTTTGTAGAGAGAGATAAATCAGATGCATTTAAATTTTCTTTCATCTTATTTCTATGATGTCGTTAAAAGAAAAATGAGATTTTATGTCCTTTATATACATTTCACGAAGAGTTGAATGTGTAAAGGAAACTGATCATAGATTATGCAAGAAGACTGTGACACATTAATCTTTATGGAACAAGATTCTTAACATAAGCAAGTTTCATAAATGTTAATATTTctaaaaataaattgaacaaTTTTATTAgatcttgattttgttgaattaaagATGTCAAGCAACTCAAGAAAATTACAGTACATAAAACTAGGAAGTAGGAATGAAAAGActtaatttgttaaacatatatagaaaaggaaaaaaaaagaattaattTTAGAAACAAATACGCCCATAGTTAgttaaaataggaaaaaagagaaaaatacaAAGGGAGATGCCTTAGTTAAAAAAACAAAGCGAATGAATGAAAGCCGCAGGGTTCGAACCTGCATGTACTGAGAACAACTAGGCGCTGGTTACCACTGAGCTAGAGTTTTGAGAGAATATTATCTTAACTTTTGTGTACTTTTCCTttacagaaaaataaaataaaactcaacGCCAAAGTACTTCTAGATGCCCTCTATCTAGAAAAccatagtatttttttttagcaaAAACACCCTAAACACAACATTAACCCAACCAGCCGCATAAGTTTTAGCACTTAGAAAGAATCTGCCGTCTGCGTCCATTCTTGAGAAAAAATTTCCTCCCAAGTCAAGATCCAAATCCTTAGGCTCATTTGATTTTTCAGAATCCTCtccttaatttttataaagacTTTGTTTATGTGAAGTATTGTCGATTATAAAGGTCCACTATTATCCAACTCTCCGACGTTTCTCTGGTAACATGCTCTCCGTTCAAGTCTCGTCCGTCGAAGAATTTTTCCCTAGCCAGGCATTTCCTCTTTTAGaactttgagattttttttcctGACAGCATAGAAAGATAATCAATTAAATAAAGCTATTCCCTTTTCCTAAATTTCTGGTTAGATTACGGGCTATATCAACGACCACACAACATTGAAATATAAATAACAAACAATTACTAACTTGAGCAATACATGCTCTTACAAGCTGCTTGATTAGAAGACAACTAACATTTGCGGTAAGTATCACTTTAGAGGGACCTTGGTAGTTGGACGAACTCACTGTTGAAACTGGAACTTGCAACGTGTAAAAATAAACTTTACATGTCCTTGCTTTTGCTTCTTCATGAGGTTGGTGGTGGAACATCAGGGCAAGATTAACACAAACAAACGAGACCAATCTGATGATGGAAAATGTGGAAGAAGAGAATTGGTAAGCAAGTCACTTAACTTGCTAACAGAGCAATCCCAATGACCTGAAGTCACAAACAAATGGGATTCTTGGCTCAAGATCAAATCAAGAGTCACTTTTCTTAGTGACTCAGTACCCTCACGAGAGGGTACACGCAGAAGCTCCTCACATCGAGAGCAAGCGACCAAGTGCAGAGAGCTATGAACCCCGAACCCATTTAGTTAGGGAGCCTCCTTCGGAATGAGTTTTTTAACGCAACAATTTCCATCATTGCTGAGCTATAACTAGAAGTAACCAGAGGCCTCCGGTTACCAAAATCAGAGACCTCAAACTGCATCTCCTTTCCACACAGACAAACAACCATTTTGATGTTGATTAGAGGACCTTGTAAGAAAGACCCACATATTCTTCTTCCATCTTCTAAGGTCTTAGAGTACTACCATTGAAGGTACTCCTGTTTGCAAGAATGGAATCAAACTTCACCCGAGTGAAAATTCTCATCACAAAGCCTACGACCTAAGCATTGACACCCGTCATCTACCCTCCTTTGACATGAACAAACCCACAACTGAATCGAAACAAACCAAGCCTGGTCATCCCAACCTTGACTCAAGTACATACATCCATATCAAAAAAACTTACACAAGGAGTCCCCTTTACCCAAAAAAGGAATCGAATACCGAAATGAGCTCGAAATTATTTCGAGGAGGAGGACAATCAACAACATAATTAAATGGACATGACTAAGAAAGGAACAAATTGAAACTACTAAGGACTACTAAGAAAACAAGAGAAGGAGAAGAGTATTACCCACCCAACAAACAGAACCTAAAATCGCAGCTCAAGCACCTATTGAAGGAGTTTTTGGGATCTAGTTGAGGGATTTTTATTTCCTTCTTCTGTTTCTTCTCTACTAGCTTGGACTGATGATGGAGGCTTGCCGGCAAGCTAATCTTGGATACCAACGAGTCTCGAGCAgggttctttttttttctcgTGGTGGCTGGGGCtctttttagagagagagaatATTAGGGTTTTTCCCCCTACTTTCATGAATGCTGCTATTGTGAGAACTTTTagattgtttttcaatttgtaTAGATCGAGCCACTTGCTTGATACCTATCAAGTGAACGTAATCATAGAATTGTAAAAAGGTTCCTAATCCAGGTTATTAAAAGGATGGACAATTAATGACTAAAGAAGAATAGCTTGTAATTGGTTCATAGTGCTATTTATTGGACTAGAAGGACATTGGAAGTCATGAATCATTTGTATAGATACTAAGTTATAGCGCACTTGGCCAACACGGGCGTTGCAATTGGCCAAAGCGCACTCACCATCACACCACAACCCGCAGGCGAGCAACACACAAGCAAGGACACGCCCACGACAATCCCACAAGGCTATGCGCGCAAGGGGCGCTGCGGGCCAAGCATTGCTTGGCACGCCATCTTACAAACCAAGTCTTAGGCGTGCGTCTGTGTGCGATCCGACCACTAGGAGTTTACGAATCCTAGTTAGCCAAATTTGATGTTTTAATAGTCTTATTCAACCATGAAGCTTCAAATCTAGAGCTTTAATTGCTGAATTTGACTATTTAAAGCTAAGATTATTGATAAGAAAAGGTAATTAATTTGTAGTCTTGAttgttttttcaaaattttagggTTATGTGTTGGTGAGGGTGGACTTTCACGGTGAGGTGGAGTTTTTGTGGTGGTGCAGATAAGTTTTAAGGGTGGGTGGGATGGCTTTTTCTGGTGGGTTTTTACTGGTGGTTGGATGAGGGTCAGTGGTAGTGGATAGAAGTCCGGGTGGATAAAGGGTATTCCTAGTGAAAGAGGGATGGTTTCATATAGGATCTCAGGTGGTTTTGTAGTGGTGGGGTGGTTACGGGTGGTTGTGGGTATGATCCATAAGGTTTTCGGCAAGGGAGGGTAGTGGTAGGTTGGTTTCATGATAGTTGGTGCTAGGCGTTGGTGCTTAAAGGCGGGTCTGACCAACGGTGTTGGTGGTTTTGGTGGTCAGTATCAATGGTGATGATGTGGTTCTGGTGGTGTTTACAAGTGACACTATTAGTCGAGGTTGGTTAATGGTGGTCAAcgtttttggaatttttgaggaAAAAAGAGTGGATATACCTGAGGGGGTTAGGGAATCAACATAAAAGACTTTAGGGTGAATTGAAAAAAGGAAGATAGTAAAAGAAATGACAAATTAGGACCAACAAACATCTAAGGAAAACATATAAGTTCATCTGTTACACTTACATGAATACCTGACCAAACGCCCCTTAGTAGTTTCTTTGATTCTATTGTTTGGCCTCACCTAAAAGGGTTGAAAAAGTTATTGCCCGTCACCTTTTTAAGCTAGAGTCATTTAGCATAGAACAAGTTTGGGAGAATCATTGCACTGTAGAAACCTCTCCTATCTACTCTTTATCCCTTGTTTAATATTCTATCTTAatttttccctaaaaaaaaattaataattagaacCTTGGGACTTTATTAGcccatattattattatttttttatttctgaTAATGCGTTGCACTTCTTGCATAAAATATAGAATTAATTTTCAACTAGTTTACATTAGGGCTCTTGGAGTGACTATCCAAATATCTCTCCAACAAGAACTATCTCTTAGTCAACATTGAGACTCTTAGAGCATGTACATTGGGGCTCTCGGAGTGGCTCTCCAAGTAGCTCTCCAACAAGAATTATCTCTTGGCCAACTTTGGGGCTCTTGAGTGGTTCTTGAGGGGCTCTTGAGTAGCTCTTCATGGAGAGCTACTTCAAGGTAGCTCTTGCACAAGAGCTCTTCAAGAGTCGATTCTTGTTGAAAAGTGAGGAGTAACTTTGAAAATTGGATAGTAACTTTGGTTaaaaacacaattaattgtgaACCACCAAATGGTAAAAATGATAATGGAGAGCTCATTTGAGTAACCAACCAATGTTGGGTGTTTTTTACAATGAATTCTTGAATGTGTATTGTAGAGAGATagtgggagagagagagagaggagagtcCTCCAAGAGCTCTTTTGAAGAGCCAACCAATGTACATGCTCTTAAGGGGTTCTTGAGTAGCTCTTCATGGAGAGCTACTTTGaagttgatttttattgaaaaGCGGGAATTAACTTTGAAAAGCGAGAAGTAACTCTGAAAAGTAGATAGTAACTTTGATTATTAATTATGGATCACCAAATGGTCAAAAAAATATTAGATAGCTCACTTGAAGAACCAACCAATGTTTAGTATTTTTAGGAATGAATTCTTGAGCATGTCTTGCAGAGAGATAGTGATAGAGAAAGAATGGAGAGCCCTCCAAGAGCTTTTTTGAAGAGTCAACAAATATACTTAGTATGGGCAACGACACGACTTTTAAAAAGAACCACATCACTTTTAAGTTTGAACCAAAAATTGCATTGAAATTTGCAAGTAGCATCTTGCCGGCATCACCGATTGTAAGACATAACAGGTTTCATGACAGTATCAACGACAACAAGTTCATAGCACATCAACCAAGGTCGATCTCTCAATCCTTGATTAATAAACCACCGACTTTTCGCACTTGCTAAGAGTTATTTACAGAGCAAAACACCAGTCTCAAGCCCTCCACCTAGAGGAAACATTGACAACGCTTATTAACTAATGAAACAAGACCAATTACTGGCGAAAAGTCTTACTTGTTTCACAAGGTTCATTCACCCAACGACTTTAAAAAACATACATGGTCGCTAGATGCACGGGCTGAATTGGGACCCTTGAAAAACTACAAAGCAAACTCCTCAGGCATCTCGTCCTCTGAATCGTGTTGCTCATCGTCTGAATCATAAACCTCAACCCCCAGAGTTCCCCGTAACATGTTTAGAATCTGCTCCCAACCTCTAACATGTCTTTGCACCATCTCTGGTGTTACACTTATTTCATCAGACTCCTCGTTGCCGTTATGAGGAGAAGAAAACTGAGCATGAGGGTTGTACGTCAGTGTAAATCTTCCATTTGGGTCAAGAGATTCAACCCCAAACACAGGGAACAAAGAACGCCCCATAACTTGAACGTGTGCCACACTGTAAAAAGCATGACAAACTGAAATTAGCTGCAGGATACACTAAAACGGAAGTCAGGGTAGAATCCCAATAAC contains these protein-coding regions:
- the LOC110799564 gene encoding peroxisomal membrane protein 11C codes for the protein MSALDVPRAELALVVLYLNKAEARDKICRAIQYGSKFLSDGQPGTAQNVDKSTSLARKVFRLFKFVNDLHGLISPIPAGTPLPLSLLGKSKNALLSTFLFLDQFVWLGRSGIYKNKEKTDLIAKISLYCWMSSSVCTSLVEIGELGRLSVSMKKLEKELKGSEKHENEQYRAKSQNYNDRSLALIKAAMDIVVAAGLLQLAPKKINPRVTGAFGFATSLISCYQLLPSRPKSKTS
- the LOC110799566 gene encoding uncharacterized acetyltransferase At3g50280, which codes for MSNSPIVKHVSECFIKPKLNDDYSKQPYYLSPGDLAMLSAHYIQKGLLFTKSSATDQDFSIQTFLEKLKDSLTRTLVHFYPLAGQLATQIDEHQHSSFIFIDCEKGPGARFIHATLNMTIHDILSPIDVPVVVKSFFDHHKSVNHDGHTRPLLSVQVTELVDGIFIGCSMNHSVADGTSYWNFWNIWSEIHMQHNPNSKSKLPIHKRWFPEGYGPRVTLPFTHTDEFISRYEVPQLRERIFHFSSESISKLKMKANIDVEDTDKEISSLQALSALVWKSITRVRCLSGDEKITCTMDANLRQRIDPQLPQGYFGNSIWVAKATATADQVNEHSLGWVAELLQKAVMELTDKTVKSVFEAWMKSPFVYQIDAFFEPNSTVIGSSPRFDMFGNDFGVGKPVVVRSGYANKFPGKVTTYPGSEGRRSIALEICLPPDVMTALESDDEFRSYSIHV